The Homalodisca vitripennis isolate AUS2020 unplaced genomic scaffold, UT_GWSS_2.1 ScUCBcl_310;HRSCAF=2033, whole genome shotgun sequence genome window below encodes:
- the LOC124370616 gene encoding uncharacterized protein LOC124370616 codes for MDVESFVLSVRSRESIWNQQLANHHNRYVLDKLWKEVGQENNCSGTYQNNCFIKHNLRLQLSVKDAQQKWKSLRDYYRKEIRKMQEERSGSSADTIYKSNWPYFMLLDFLRSQFKTRPTSGNLKEKIKPNKCLDSAATEGVPMASDENFDFENSQIEESYASNQPPNDTEATEMRTDRDMNDDLVHPNTFKKSAIKKDSLTKLVQIEEKKLAILEEKRGSRHTIIEKPDEDLQFFESLLPHIKHINGVDKLRFRNEVQNLVIKYAYPTNTNQHSVSSESTNLHSRSSTSRSVYHSETSTPLPQQDEGSNSILDLDSWNSANSYSPYNFFSVAELKKRWKGLRDSFRREYKKLLKSGQEAPDEFESSWPFFDQMLFLRDVMEPRQLKGNIPPPVKDTETETLSIDAIEEDLELESEKDDSLIENSNSNSAVHLSEPQLAPTALQKMGPPLTTPTKGKLKRLDFDRNNSDRGSPGKSSSNKKKRSVDVSDAHFLEIEKAKLKLFETSASLKNDSEHQFLISLLPYLKNIPASRQLQVRNKLQQVLIDEQERNSFVAINYKDPLPSTVNQSPGHSSWSNSAYTGYSSDATSESSWDVPPVNSPLQHFVTNFK; via the exons ATGGACGTAGAATCTTTTGTTTTGTCAGTACGATCTCGTGAGTCCATTTGGAACCAGCAACTGGCTAATCACCATAATAGGTATGTCCTCGACAAGCTGTGGAAGGAGGTGGGACAGGAAAATAACTGTTCAGGTAcgtatcaaaataattgttttattaagcaTAACCTACGGTTACAATTa tcagtgaaAGATGCACAACAGAAGTGGAAGTCCCTGAGAGACTACTACAGAAAAGAAATTCGAAAAATGCAAGAGGAGCGATCGGGATCCAGTGCTGACACCATTTACAAGTCGAATTGGCcctattttatgttattggattTTTTGAGATCTCAGTTCAAGACGAGACCTACTTCAGGTAACTTAAAAGAGAAAATCAAACCTAACAAGTGCTTGGACTCAGCAGCTACGGAAGGCGTTCCTATGGCAAGCGACgaaaactttgattttgaaaatagtcaAATTGAGGAGTCCTATGCATCTAATCAGCCTCCAAACGATACAGAGGCTACTGAGATGAGAACTGATAGAGACATGAATGATGACTTAGTACATCCCAACACCTTCAAGAAAAGTGCTATAAAAAAGGACAGTTTAACTAAGTTAGtccaaattgaagaaaaaaaattggcTATACTAGAAGAAAAACGTGGAAGTAGGCATACAATCATCGAAAAACCTGATGAAGatttgcaattttttgaaagccttCTCCCCCACATAAAACATATCAATGGTGTGGATAAATTACgttttagaaatgaagttcaaAACTTAGTAATAAAATACGCGTATCCAACTAACACAAATCAGCATTCTGTATCATCTGAGAGCACCAATCTACATTCTCGATCATCTACAAGCCGATCTGTGTATCACTCTGAAACATCTACGCCCTTACCACAGCAAGATGAGGGTAGTAATTCTATCTTGGATTTGGATTCTTGGAATTCTGCTAATAGTTATTCTCCATAT aattttttttcagtgGCTGAATTGAAAAAGAGGTGGAAGGGACTTCGAGATTCATTCAGAAGAGAATACAAAAAATTGCTGAAATCAGGTCAAGAGGCACCTGATGAATTTGAATCCTCGTGGCCATTTTTTGATCAAATGCTTTTCTTGCGTGACGTTATGGAACCTAGGCAGCTCAAGGGGAACATTCCTCCTCCGGTAAAAGATACTGAAACTGAAACTCTAAGTATAGATGCTATTGAAGAAGACCTAGAATTAGAGAGCGAAAAAGACGACTCATTGATTGAAAACTCCAACAGCAACTCTGCAGTTCATCTCAGCGAACCACAACTAGCGCCAACTGCACTTCAAAAAATGGGACCACCCCTAACAACTCCGACTAAGGGAAAACTCAAAAGATTGGATTTCGACAGAAATAACAGTGACCGAGGATCTCCAGGAAAGAGCAGCTCAAATAAAAAGAAGAGGTCAGTAGATGTCAGTGATGCGCATTTCCTAGAAATTGAGAAAGCTAAGCTCAAATTGTTTGAAACATCTGCTTCATTGAAAAATGACAGTGAACATCAGTTTCTTATAAGCCTGCTaccttatttgaaaaatattccagcAAGCCGGCAACTCCAAGTAAGGAATAAACTTCAGCAGGTTTTGATCGACGAACAAGAACGCAACAGTTTTGTCGCAATCAATTACAAGGATCCCTTGCCTTCAACTGTGAATCAATCACCTGGACATTCATCTTGGAGTAATAGTGCGTACACAGGATACAGTTCCGATGCTACATCCGAATCGTCGTGGGATGTTCCACCAGTAAACTCTCCATTgcaacattttgtaacaaattttaagtaa
- the LOC124370617 gene encoding uncharacterized protein LOC124370617 — MVDADYCFTYVDVGGNGRANDSAVFRNSSLNIAMENKTIGFPEDHVIIGDDAFPLRPDLMKPFSKHGLSDEEKIFNYRTSRARRVSENAFGILAWRFRVFSKAIELKPDIIDRVILAACSLHNWLRKTSPGHYMPQKALDREDLNTGEVTPGQWRLHANTLRPVTSLGSNNPNRTAIQIRQQFMKYFTEENPLPWQWEKLGLKRP; from the coding sequence ATGGTGGATGCTGATTATTGCTTCACTTACGTTGATGTAGGAGGAAATGGAAGAGCCAATGACAGTGCAGTGTTCAGAAATAGTTCTCTGAACATTGCaatggaaaataaaacaattgggTTTCCTGAGGACCATGTTATTATCGGAGATGATGCTTTCCCTCTTAGACCCGATCTTATGAAGCCTTTCAGTAAACATGGATTAAGTGATGAAGAGAAAATTTTCAATTATCGCACATCCCGTGCCAGGAGAGTTTCAGAGAATGCTTTTGGCATACTTGCCTGGCGTTTTCGAGTGTTCTCAAAAGCAATTGAGCTGAAACCCGACATCATCGATAGAGTTATTTTGGCTGCTTGCAGTTTGCATAACTGGTTGCGAAAGACTTCCCCAGGCCACTATATGCCACAAAAAGCACTGGACAGAGAAGATTTAAACACAGGAGAAGTAACACCTGGTCAGTGGAGGTTACATGCCAACACCTTACGACCAGTGACCTCACTGGGCAGCAACAATCCAAACAGAACAGCAATACAGATCAGACAACAGTTCATGAAATATTTCACTGAAGAAAATCCTCTACCCTGGCAATGGGAGAAACTTGGACTAAAAAGGCCttaa